The following coding sequences are from one Hydra vulgaris chromosome 04, alternate assembly HydraT2T_AEP window:
- the LOC100197306 gene encoding uncharacterized protein LOC100197306 isoform X1 encodes MMKVPYVLLAFHLIFLLKCNANLKINGNSSTVKKQEFSKKLFLFKEDQQTIAREILKRARFNDNKTKAQQRKPENISNSEKNFLALRKEKYLPNKKNITLNNKIDRSNSSRKVFRKKVDKTLKQEKNILTYKKKQLFNGNKNQSELHNMTKSSNKKPSGVSTSVSDEYQLKRLHALKALIHSVIVSTNANNDSTSIKKITEKSEDAFKTKLNINPKEPQSYFVYNDSSDDIVTTTPQDLKRHRQKLKSEHLNRTVLNEKALDGGKINSSADSLLKNNSKVMIKNQTIYNSVTMDPVDKKHTGIGSFHILFNPMNDSEDYLSHRKAKAQDIIKSIELKVSKMHNNEPAKPDRPEQQIPKGLNLEKIGYEDFWERLEMERKQKGETIKEKLERLEQEMNEKMEEARQKSEERRQERQRQYEQKWGKDLYSRNSALISENRGIDTPILYKNVSNRESMFKPSNYTLLNNSAFLAFHNKKLHDYIFSKYVNSPRTHREFDVKQGNKLMISNEDDDEENAYKQKIRVTENMPLNQEDIEVGALGDSHQWQIISEDSVVKEDTVNNQNKTSVKGSPRNKKKSRKTKLVSESLEKENKTNSLSNTLGNKSLVNDTLGNNSHDVNATLQNSFTLHGDSEVLFKKPVDDSFLGTVFLETPASFNVRKRLENKIEDESKQEHFIKRLDNTKEFIKNSKDVIHLRRNFIYYPQANIFKQARRIYPQNVLKTNVKNIKQPQNEVFNFQPLRRSEVSKDEKTIDINLVLPKPETPSITPTTLKDTQQSLADLIQHTLDSQQKSSANSDSSDKNIMNRMVSDLTRALDRQQMTNEISQITNTLAQTMMNTMLLNQRPQEKSQSIENLEKEVNSLKTRAAVPIESIDYEAAAVPSLKAILKKIKKKNRKLKKLIRKVKKPYLMQSSNIMPGLASQMPTGGVYGGMSVAPQPPPPVMPNIQQAPAPQPIMFSAPAPPQPPPQIIAAPPQQPQMLAAPPPPPAQVVAAQAPTQVVAAQAPTQVVAAQAPTQVVAAQAPTQVVAAQAPTQVVAAQPPTQVVAQAPMQVIAAEAPTQVVADEAPTQAVADEAPTQVVAAQPRPPTRLVAAQPRPPTQMIAAAPRPKVVAAQPPQIALQVEEEVEPVENVEVQQTPIVQQEMVEEPDQNQVYVPQTRPKVVEAVEQVTQEVETPVLTEECQPNTECPDNLYQDSEDNSPDLNQNVEPVQEVVKEKPVECQLNNDENLSLIESEETSNPEEYPNDENSIDEPQDIQTDATNLNEDQQDLPSQFNKFEDNSQESSQEQPYQPVRFPTTKYKKKHRGRKKPFPFGDVDYDLPNYPDSSETPNQSSDSMVNENIYPYRQSKKLKKKKKFPNQIYNGQVDLDDPDSNNNYDQSTPLFSKRRKNMRHLYKNNSEMSRLLQAQLANVLSNSLDLQTKNQHKDSKKPNNKNTELQDIDHSFKNDDSYKIPKPKSDQKNVWNILMKILQSSKQRDNKKLGDKSMLSKNVAERILFKTAIKANKLLQKISKPKLDAKKAFLKKLESFKRVKNTKKRYKTHKKKNLQKKSSEKHLLNKNINNTVFKIPKSIKKHQPVNVWLRSL; translated from the exons atgatGAAAGTTCCTTATGTTTTATTGgcatttcatttaatttttttgttaaaatgcaaCGCTAACCTCAAAATTAATGGCAACAGCAGTACAGTTAAAAAGCAagaatttagtaaaaaactttttttattcaaagaagATCAGCAAACTATAGCtcgtgaaattttaaaaagagctCGATTTAACGATAATAAAACGAAAGCTCAGCAGCGAAAACCGGAAAACATATCAAACtcagagaaaaattttttagctcttcgtaaagaaaaatatttaccaaataaaaaaaatataaccttaaacaataaaattgataGATCAAATAGTAGTCGCAAAGTTTTCcgtaaaaaagttgataaaaccttaaagcaagaaaaaaatattttgacgtataaaaagaaacaattgtTTAATGGAAACAAAAACCAATCAGAACTTCACAACATGACaaaatcttcaaataaaaagcCGTCTGGTGTTTCCACAAGCGTTAGCGATGAATACCAGCTTAAACGACTCCATGCATTAAAAGCGTTAATCCACAGTGTCATAGTAAGTACAAATGCAAACAATGATTCAAcgtcaatcaaaaaaataacgGAAAAATCTGAAGATGCTTTTAAAACCAAACTTAATATTAATCCTAAAGAACctcaaagttattttgtttacaacgaCAGTAGCGACGATATTGTTACGACTACCCCACAAGATTTAAAACGTCATcgtcaaaagttaaaaagtgaACATTTAAACAGAACCGTTTTGAATGAAAAAGCTCTAGACGGTGGAAAAATTAACTCAAGTGCTGAtagtttacttaaaaataactcCAAAGTTATGATTAAAAACCAAACAATTTATAATTCTGTTACTATGGATCCTGTTGACAAAAAACACACAGGCATTGGAAgttttcatattctttttaatcCAATGAACGACAGTGAAGACTATCTTTCACATAGAAAAGCAAAAGCTCAAGATATCATCAAAAGCATAGAgcttaaagtttcaaaaatgcATAATAATGAACCAGCCAAACCTGACCGACCAGAGCAGCAAATTCCTAAAGGccttaatttagaaaaaattggcTACGAAGATTTTTGGGAACGGTTAGAAATGGAAAGGAAACAAAAAGGCGAGACAATCAAAGAAAAACTTGAAAGGTTAGAACAAGAAATGAACGAAAAAATGGAAGAAGCAAGACAAAAATCTGAAGAGAGGCGCCAAGAAAGACAACGCCAGTACGAACAAAAATGGGGAAAAGATCTTTATTCAAGAAATTCTGCATTAATTTCTGAAAACAGAGGTATTGATACtccaattttatataaaaatgtttctaacaGAGAATCTATGTTTAAGCCTAGCAactatactttattaaataactccGCGTTTTTAGCATTCCACAACAAAAAACTTCATGATTATATCTTTTCAAAGTACGTTAATTCTCCGAGAACTCATAGAGAATTCGATGTTAAGCAAGGAAACAAACTTATGATTTCTAATGAAGATGACGACGAAGAAAACgcgtataaacaaaaaattcgaGTTACAGAAAACATGCCATTAAATCAAGAAGACATTGAGGTTGGGGCCTTAGGGGATTCTCATCAATGGCAAATTATTAGCGAAGATTCAGTCGTGAAAGAAGATACggtaaataatcaaaacaaaacatctGTTAAAGGCTCAcctagaaataaaaagaaatctagaaaaacaaaactagtctcagaaagtttagaaaaagaaaacaaaacaaactcaTTAAGCAATACTCTTGGTAACAAAAGTCTTGTTAACGATACTCTTGGTAACAATAGTCATGATGTAAATGCAAcattacaaaatagttttactcTCCACGGAGACAGcgaagttttatttaaaaagccgGTCGATGACTCTTTTTTAGGAACTGTTTTTTTAGAAACGCCAGCGTCGTTTAACGTTCGAAAAAGGCTAGAAAACAAGATAGAAGACGAAAGTAAACAGGAACATTTCATAAAGCGACTTGATAATACTAAAGAATTCATAAAAAACAGCAAAGATGTTATCCATTTAcgaagaaattttatttattacccACAAGcgaacatttttaaacaagcaAGAAGAATATATCCACAGAATGTTTTGAAaactaatgttaaaaacataaaacaac cacaaaatgaagtatttaattttcaacCGTTGCGCCGTTCAGAGGTTTCAAAAGATGAAAAAACTATTGacattaatttagttttaccAAAACCAGAAACTCCATCTATCACTCCTACAACACTAAAGGATACTCAACAAAGTCTTGCAGATTTAATACAACACACGTTGGACAGTCAGCAAAAGTCATCAGCCAATTCGGATTCctctgataaaaatataatgaaccGCATGGTTTCAGATTTAACTCGTGCTTTAGATAGACAACAAATGACAAACGAAATTAGTCAAATAACTAATACTCTTGCTCAAACAATGATGAACACCATGTTGCTTAATCAACGTCCACAAGAAAAATCACAGTCAattgaaaatcttgaaaaagaGGTTAACAGTCTAAAAACAAGAGCAGCAGTTCCAATAGAATCAATTGACTATGAAGCGGCCGCTGTGCCTTCGCTAAAggccatattaaaaaaaattaagaaaaaaaatagaaagttgAAAAAACTAATTAGGAAAGTTAAAAAACCATATTTAATGCAATCTTCTAATATTATGCCAGGTTTAGCATCTCAAATGCCGACCGGAGGAGTATATGGAGGAATGTCAGTTGCACCACAGCCTCCACCACCAGTAATGCCAAACATTCAACAAGCACCTGCACCTCAACCAATAATGTTTTCTGCTCCAGCGCCACCTCAACCGCCACCTCAAATAATTGCTGCTCCACCTCAACAACCTCAAATGCTTGCTGCTCCGCCTCCACCTCCAGCACAAGTAGTTGCTGCTCAAGCTCCAACGCAAGTAGTTGCTGCTCAAGCTCCAACGCAAGTAGTTGCTGCTCAAGCTCCAACGCAAGTAGTTGCTGCTCAAGCTCCAACGCAAGTAGTTGCTGCTCAAGCTCCAACGCAAGTAGTTGCTGCTCAACCTCCAACGCAAGTAGTTGCTCAAGCTCCAATGCAAGTTATTGCTGCTGAAGCTCCAACTCAAGTTGTTGCTGATGAAGCTCCAACTCAAGCTGTTGCTGATGAAGCTCCAACTCAAGTTGTTGCTGCTCAACCACGGCCACCAACTAGATTAGTTGCTGCTCAACCACGTCCTCCCACTCAAATGATTGCTGCTGCACCTCGACCTAAAGTAGTTGCCGCTCAACCACCTCAGATAGCTCTACAAGTTGAAGAAGAAGTTGAACCAGTAGAAAATGTTGAAGTACAACAAACCCCAATAGTTCAACAAGAAATGGTAGAAGAACCAGATCAAAATCAAGTATATGTTCCTCAGACTCGTCCAAAAGTTGTTGAAGCGGTTGAACAAGTAACGCAAGAAGTTGAAACACCTGTGTTAACAGAAGAATGTCAACCAAACACCGAATGTCCAGATAATCTGTATCAAGATTCTGAAGATAACAGCCCAGATTTAAATCAAAACGTTGAGCCAGTACAAGAAGTTGTAAAAGAAAAACCCGTAGAATGCCAATTGAACAATGATGAAAATCTTTCTTTGATTGAATCTGAAGAGACATCAAATCCCGAAGAATATCCGAATGATGAAAATTCAATTGATGAACCACAAGATATTCAAACTGATGCAACAAATTTAAATGAAGATCAGCAAGATCTTCCTTCacagtttaataaatttgaagatAATAGTCAAGAAAGCAGTCAAGAACAACCATACCAACCGGTTCGTTTtccaacaacaaaatataaaaaaaaacatcgaGGCCGAAAAAAACCTTTTCCGTTCGGAGATGTTGACTATGATCTTCCTAATTACCCAGATTCATCTGAAACACCAAACCAATCTAGTGATTCAATggttaatgaaaatatttatccttatcgtcaaagtaaaaaattaaaaaaaaaaaaaaaattcccaaaCCAAATATATAATGGGCAAGTAGATTTAGATGATCCGGATAGTAACAACAATTATGATCAAAGTACACCACTCTTTTCAAAAAGACGAAAAAACATGAGACATCTGTACAAAAATAATAGTGAAATGTCTCGATTACTGCAAGCTCAACTAGCTAATGTTCTTTCAAACAGTCTTGATCTTCAAACCAAAAACCAGCACAAGGAttcaaaaaaaccaaataataaaaatacagaaCTCCAAGATATTGatcatagttttaaaaacgACGATAGTTATAAGATTCCAAAACCTAAATCtgatcaaaaaaatgtttggaatATTTTAATGAAGATATTGCAGTCGTCGAAGCAACGTGATAATAAGAAACTTGGTGATAAGAGcatgttaagtaaaaatgttGCAGAAAGGATTCTTTTCAAAACTGCTATAAAAGCAAACaaattgttgcaaaaaatttcCAAGCCAAAACTAGAtgcaaaaaaagcttttttaaaaaaattggaatcaTTTAAGAgagttaaaaatacaaaaaaacgttacaaaacacataaaaaaaaaaacctgcaaAAAAAGTCTagtgaaaaacatttattaaataaaaacatcaacaataCTGTCTTTAAAATACCAAAGAGTATAAAGAAGCACCAACCTGTAAACGTGTGGCTTAGGAGTCTTTGA
- the LOC100197306 gene encoding uncharacterized protein LOC100197306 isoform X2: protein MMKVPYVLLAFHLIFLLKCNANLKINGNSSTVKKQEFSKKLFLFKEDQQTIAREILKRARFNDNKTKAQQRKPENISNSEKNFLALRKEKYLPNKKNITLNNKIDRSNSSRKVFRKKVDKTLKQEKNILTYKKKQLFNGNKNQSELHNMTKSSNKKPSGVSTSVSDEYQLKRLHALKALIHSVIVSTNANNDSTSIKKITEKSEDAFKTKLNINPKEPQSYFVYNDSSDDIVTTTPQDLKRHRQKLKSEHLNRTVLNEKALDGGKINSSADSLLKNNSKVMIKNQTIYNSVTMDPVDKKHTGIGSFHILFNPMNDSEDYLSHRKAKAQDIIKSIELKVSKMHNNEPAKPDRPEQQIPKGLNLEKIGYEDFWERLEMERKQKGETIKEKLERLEQEMNEKMEEARQKSEERRQERQRQYEQKWGKDLYSRNSALISENRAFHNKKLHDYIFSKYVNSPRTHREFDVKQGNKLMISNEDDDEENAYKQKIRVTENMPLNQEDIEVGALGDSHQWQIISEDSVVKEDTVNNQNKTSVKGSPRNKKKSRKTKLVSESLEKENKTNSLSNTLGNKSLVNDTLGNNSHDVNATLQNSFTLHGDSEVLFKKPVDDSFLGTVFLETPASFNVRKRLENKIEDESKQEHFIKRLDNTKEFIKNSKDVIHLRRNFIYYPQANIFKQARRIYPQNVLKTNVKNIKQPQNEVFNFQPLRRSEVSKDEKTIDINLVLPKPETPSITPTTLKDTQQSLADLIQHTLDSQQKSSANSDSSDKNIMNRMVSDLTRALDRQQMTNEISQITNTLAQTMMNTMLLNQRPQEKSQSIENLEKEVNSLKTRAAVPIESIDYEAAAVPSLKAILKKIKKKNRKLKKLIRKVKKPYLMQSSNIMPGLASQMPTGGVYGGMSVAPQPPPPVMPNIQQAPAPQPIMFSAPAPPQPPPQIIAAPPQQPQMLAAPPPPPAQVVAAQAPTQVVAAQAPTQVVAAQAPTQVVAAQAPTQVVAAQAPTQVVAAQPPTQVVAQAPMQVIAAEAPTQVVADEAPTQAVADEAPTQVVAAQPRPPTRLVAAQPRPPTQMIAAAPRPKVVAAQPPQIALQVEEEVEPVENVEVQQTPIVQQEMVEEPDQNQVYVPQTRPKVVEAVEQVTQEVETPVLTEECQPNTECPDNLYQDSEDNSPDLNQNVEPVQEVVKEKPVECQLNNDENLSLIESEETSNPEEYPNDENSIDEPQDIQTDATNLNEDQQDLPSQFNKFEDNSQESSQEQPYQPVRFPTTKYKKKHRGRKKPFPFGDVDYDLPNYPDSSETPNQSSDSMVNENIYPYRQSKKLKKKKKFPNQIYNGQVDLDDPDSNNNYDQSTPLFSKRRKNMRHLYKNNSEMSRLLQAQLANVLSNSLDLQTKNQHKDSKKPNNKNTELQDIDHSFKNDDSYKIPKPKSDQKNVWNILMKILQSSKQRDNKKLGDKSMLSKNVAERILFKTAIKANKLLQKISKPKLDAKKAFLKKLESFKRVKNTKKRYKTHKKKNLQKKSSEKHLLNKNINNTVFKIPKSIKKHQPVNVWLRSL from the exons atgatGAAAGTTCCTTATGTTTTATTGgcatttcatttaatttttttgttaaaatgcaaCGCTAACCTCAAAATTAATGGCAACAGCAGTACAGTTAAAAAGCAagaatttagtaaaaaactttttttattcaaagaagATCAGCAAACTATAGCtcgtgaaattttaaaaagagctCGATTTAACGATAATAAAACGAAAGCTCAGCAGCGAAAACCGGAAAACATATCAAACtcagagaaaaattttttagctcttcgtaaagaaaaatatttaccaaataaaaaaaatataaccttaaacaataaaattgataGATCAAATAGTAGTCGCAAAGTTTTCcgtaaaaaagttgataaaaccttaaagcaagaaaaaaatattttgacgtataaaaagaaacaattgtTTAATGGAAACAAAAACCAATCAGAACTTCACAACATGACaaaatcttcaaataaaaagcCGTCTGGTGTTTCCACAAGCGTTAGCGATGAATACCAGCTTAAACGACTCCATGCATTAAAAGCGTTAATCCACAGTGTCATAGTAAGTACAAATGCAAACAATGATTCAAcgtcaatcaaaaaaataacgGAAAAATCTGAAGATGCTTTTAAAACCAAACTTAATATTAATCCTAAAGAACctcaaagttattttgtttacaacgaCAGTAGCGACGATATTGTTACGACTACCCCACAAGATTTAAAACGTCATcgtcaaaagttaaaaagtgaACATTTAAACAGAACCGTTTTGAATGAAAAAGCTCTAGACGGTGGAAAAATTAACTCAAGTGCTGAtagtttacttaaaaataactcCAAAGTTATGATTAAAAACCAAACAATTTATAATTCTGTTACTATGGATCCTGTTGACAAAAAACACACAGGCATTGGAAgttttcatattctttttaatcCAATGAACGACAGTGAAGACTATCTTTCACATAGAAAAGCAAAAGCTCAAGATATCATCAAAAGCATAGAgcttaaagtttcaaaaatgcATAATAATGAACCAGCCAAACCTGACCGACCAGAGCAGCAAATTCCTAAAGGccttaatttagaaaaaattggcTACGAAGATTTTTGGGAACGGTTAGAAATGGAAAGGAAACAAAAAGGCGAGACAATCAAAGAAAAACTTGAAAGGTTAGAACAAGAAATGAACGAAAAAATGGAAGAAGCAAGACAAAAATCTGAAGAGAGGCGCCAAGAAAGACAACGCCAGTACGAACAAAAATGGGGAAAAGATCTTTATTCAAGAAATTCTGCATTAATTTCTGAAAACAGAG CATTCCACAACAAAAAACTTCATGATTATATCTTTTCAAAGTACGTTAATTCTCCGAGAACTCATAGAGAATTCGATGTTAAGCAAGGAAACAAACTTATGATTTCTAATGAAGATGACGACGAAGAAAACgcgtataaacaaaaaattcgaGTTACAGAAAACATGCCATTAAATCAAGAAGACATTGAGGTTGGGGCCTTAGGGGATTCTCATCAATGGCAAATTATTAGCGAAGATTCAGTCGTGAAAGAAGATACggtaaataatcaaaacaaaacatctGTTAAAGGCTCAcctagaaataaaaagaaatctagaaaaacaaaactagtctcagaaagtttagaaaaagaaaacaaaacaaactcaTTAAGCAATACTCTTGGTAACAAAAGTCTTGTTAACGATACTCTTGGTAACAATAGTCATGATGTAAATGCAAcattacaaaatagttttactcTCCACGGAGACAGcgaagttttatttaaaaagccgGTCGATGACTCTTTTTTAGGAACTGTTTTTTTAGAAACGCCAGCGTCGTTTAACGTTCGAAAAAGGCTAGAAAACAAGATAGAAGACGAAAGTAAACAGGAACATTTCATAAAGCGACTTGATAATACTAAAGAATTCATAAAAAACAGCAAAGATGTTATCCATTTAcgaagaaattttatttattacccACAAGcgaacatttttaaacaagcaAGAAGAATATATCCACAGAATGTTTTGAAaactaatgttaaaaacataaaacaac cacaaaatgaagtatttaattttcaacCGTTGCGCCGTTCAGAGGTTTCAAAAGATGAAAAAACTATTGacattaatttagttttaccAAAACCAGAAACTCCATCTATCACTCCTACAACACTAAAGGATACTCAACAAAGTCTTGCAGATTTAATACAACACACGTTGGACAGTCAGCAAAAGTCATCAGCCAATTCGGATTCctctgataaaaatataatgaaccGCATGGTTTCAGATTTAACTCGTGCTTTAGATAGACAACAAATGACAAACGAAATTAGTCAAATAACTAATACTCTTGCTCAAACAATGATGAACACCATGTTGCTTAATCAACGTCCACAAGAAAAATCACAGTCAattgaaaatcttgaaaaagaGGTTAACAGTCTAAAAACAAGAGCAGCAGTTCCAATAGAATCAATTGACTATGAAGCGGCCGCTGTGCCTTCGCTAAAggccatattaaaaaaaattaagaaaaaaaatagaaagttgAAAAAACTAATTAGGAAAGTTAAAAAACCATATTTAATGCAATCTTCTAATATTATGCCAGGTTTAGCATCTCAAATGCCGACCGGAGGAGTATATGGAGGAATGTCAGTTGCACCACAGCCTCCACCACCAGTAATGCCAAACATTCAACAAGCACCTGCACCTCAACCAATAATGTTTTCTGCTCCAGCGCCACCTCAACCGCCACCTCAAATAATTGCTGCTCCACCTCAACAACCTCAAATGCTTGCTGCTCCGCCTCCACCTCCAGCACAAGTAGTTGCTGCTCAAGCTCCAACGCAAGTAGTTGCTGCTCAAGCTCCAACGCAAGTAGTTGCTGCTCAAGCTCCAACGCAAGTAGTTGCTGCTCAAGCTCCAACGCAAGTAGTTGCTGCTCAAGCTCCAACGCAAGTAGTTGCTGCTCAACCTCCAACGCAAGTAGTTGCTCAAGCTCCAATGCAAGTTATTGCTGCTGAAGCTCCAACTCAAGTTGTTGCTGATGAAGCTCCAACTCAAGCTGTTGCTGATGAAGCTCCAACTCAAGTTGTTGCTGCTCAACCACGGCCACCAACTAGATTAGTTGCTGCTCAACCACGTCCTCCCACTCAAATGATTGCTGCTGCACCTCGACCTAAAGTAGTTGCCGCTCAACCACCTCAGATAGCTCTACAAGTTGAAGAAGAAGTTGAACCAGTAGAAAATGTTGAAGTACAACAAACCCCAATAGTTCAACAAGAAATGGTAGAAGAACCAGATCAAAATCAAGTATATGTTCCTCAGACTCGTCCAAAAGTTGTTGAAGCGGTTGAACAAGTAACGCAAGAAGTTGAAACACCTGTGTTAACAGAAGAATGTCAACCAAACACCGAATGTCCAGATAATCTGTATCAAGATTCTGAAGATAACAGCCCAGATTTAAATCAAAACGTTGAGCCAGTACAAGAAGTTGTAAAAGAAAAACCCGTAGAATGCCAATTGAACAATGATGAAAATCTTTCTTTGATTGAATCTGAAGAGACATCAAATCCCGAAGAATATCCGAATGATGAAAATTCAATTGATGAACCACAAGATATTCAAACTGATGCAACAAATTTAAATGAAGATCAGCAAGATCTTCCTTCacagtttaataaatttgaagatAATAGTCAAGAAAGCAGTCAAGAACAACCATACCAACCGGTTCGTTTtccaacaacaaaatataaaaaaaaacatcgaGGCCGAAAAAAACCTTTTCCGTTCGGAGATGTTGACTATGATCTTCCTAATTACCCAGATTCATCTGAAACACCAAACCAATCTAGTGATTCAATggttaatgaaaatatttatccttatcgtcaaagtaaaaaattaaaaaaaaaaaaaaaattcccaaaCCAAATATATAATGGGCAAGTAGATTTAGATGATCCGGATAGTAACAACAATTATGATCAAAGTACACCACTCTTTTCAAAAAGACGAAAAAACATGAGACATCTGTACAAAAATAATAGTGAAATGTCTCGATTACTGCAAGCTCAACTAGCTAATGTTCTTTCAAACAGTCTTGATCTTCAAACCAAAAACCAGCACAAGGAttcaaaaaaaccaaataataaaaatacagaaCTCCAAGATATTGatcatagttttaaaaacgACGATAGTTATAAGATTCCAAAACCTAAATCtgatcaaaaaaatgtttggaatATTTTAATGAAGATATTGCAGTCGTCGAAGCAACGTGATAATAAGAAACTTGGTGATAAGAGcatgttaagtaaaaatgttGCAGAAAGGATTCTTTTCAAAACTGCTATAAAAGCAAACaaattgttgcaaaaaatttcCAAGCCAAAACTAGAtgcaaaaaaagcttttttaaaaaaattggaatcaTTTAAGAgagttaaaaatacaaaaaaacgttacaaaacacataaaaaaaaaaacctgcaaAAAAAGTCTagtgaaaaacatttattaaataaaaacatcaacaataCTGTCTTTAAAATACCAAAGAGTATAAAGAAGCACCAACCTGTAAACGTGTGGCTTAGGAGTCTTTGA